From the Pirellulales bacterium genome, the window CAGCACGGCGACGGTCAATGCCAGATCGGCGAACGAGGGCTGCCCGAGCCCCGCGGCAAAAAGCAGGATGGTCAGCGAGGTGATGGTCGTTGTCAGGTTCAGCGCCAGCAGACGGTCGATCGGTGGTTTTGAGAGCAGCACTGCACCGCACGGCAGGAGCGCCAGGGACAACAGCAACACGCCCAGCAGCCACAGATTCATAGCGGCCACTCCCGCGAGGGCGCCGACGCCTGCTGGGCCTTTGCCAGCTCGTGGACGAGCAGCCGCTGATTCGGCCGATCGGTCGCGATCACGATGCTATTGGGCGTTAGTGAATTGGCGACGGTGACCCAGGCCTGGCGTGTAATGCTGTGCGGCTCTTCGCCGCCGGTGTCGAACGGCAAGTTGCGCAGGCGGCCCGTCGCTGGTTGGCGGGTCACCATCGACTTCATCAGCACGGCGATCACGCGGCCGCAGTCCGAGACGACCTTGCCGGGCAAGCGCACCAGCCATTTCGCCGGCGGCACGACGAACGCCGGTTTCTTCCTGTCGAACTTTCGTAGCGCCATGGCGGCGCCGGCGGCCAGCGTTGCGGCGACGAGCGCCATCAGGCATTCGGGCCACGTCAGTTTGGCTGCGAACGCCAGGTAGAGCGCGGC encodes:
- a CDS encoding monovalent cation/H+ antiporter complex subunit F — encoded protein: MNLWLLGVLLLSLALLPCGAVLLSKPPIDRLLALNLTTTITSLTILLFAAGLGQPSFADLALTVAVLALPAGLVFAHFMERML